Genomic window (Gadus morhua chromosome 3, gadMor3.0, whole genome shotgun sequence):
ATGATTAAACGGTTCACTTATTCGACTCTATACGTTTGAATCCCATCCCCGTAATGTCTATAATCTCAATTTCGAGGTTATATACGCTATAAAGTTCGAAATTCAAGATGGATCGTGGGAGGCCGCTTTTTATGAAAACGTATAGCAAGCATCTTCGGCAAATCCCTGCCTGGATCTCTCCTGACAGCCACAAACTGGCATTCGACTCCAGCCTCTCCACCGGGGCGGACTCCTCTGTCTTGGAGCCCCCCATAGCCCCGGAGATCAGGTACAGGAGGGCTTTTTACTGCACACTAGTGGTGTTACTCATTCAAATCTAGTCGATTACTTTTAATGGCGTTTTGGTTTCCCCTTGAGTTATTTCCTTCCACTGCTCATCGCTGTTGATGACCTTTTATTATTCACATGAAATACAATTCCACAATGGTCGATGTAGAGTTATAGAAGATGACATTATGGCGAAGAAGAATACACATAAATAGAGAGCAAGACGGAAGTTTTTCTGGCCGATGCTGGCGAATAGTGCCATGTATTCGCTATCGTTACAGctagcctatatatatttaaatgtctGGATGATGCATAATGGGCTGTCTATACCTGTACATGCCATAAAGTTAAATGCATATTAATGTCCTTACATTTGCAGTAATTTACTTTACGATTTTCAGTTTGTTGTTTTGAGTGGGTCCTGTAATTGATGAGCAATATGCTGTTGTGCATGATGCTGATGATGCCGTCCATTCATGCAGCATGGAGAGCGCTACTTTCGCCAGCCGTAAGGGAAGGCGACCTGCCAAACGAAAAGTGCCGGTGTgtcagaaggagaaggaaaacacGTCCCCTGCCGTTGATCCTCCGGTTAAGCAGAGGAAGAAGTACAGCAGGTCTGGTTGGAGGCTCAGAACAATTACCTAGGGGTTTGGGCAGCAACAATGCGGCCGTAATGTCATCAACCCAATGAAAAGggcttttctctttctttgctTCAAATTATTTTCGACCATTCATGTTAGTTTGAGACAGGGATCTGTCTGCTGTAGTTGGTGAACATTCACTCGTCTAGCAGTTGTAACTTGTAGCAGCACAAATACTTACAGGTAGTTAAAGATGAAAAAACAGCTTTACATGAAAACAACTACTGCAATCAATAGGTTTTCTAAtaataaaacagaaaacaggGCGTTACTTCACCCCATGCAGTTTCTGGTGTGTCCAGCCCCGAGGGTATTGTGTAGTCTCCCCCCAGGAAGCTCTGCTACAACATTGTAGAACTGCTGGATCGGTCCTGAGCATGTGATGGTCTTAGCGTCACTCAGAATAATTGAATCCTCACAAGTAAGAATTAAATTGCGTTGTGAAATTTCTATCTCCATTATCTAATAGTCAGTGGATAGTCGTAAATCTGTTGCTGGTATCCCGAATTGATACACATATGCTCactggtgtctgtgtctgcaggTGGACGACTGCCAAGCCGTCATTAGACAGTAGCGAGAGCGAAGTGGACTTCACATCTCGCCCGAAAAGAAGTAAGGTTACTGCGCAACGGAAGAAAAAGTTGATAAAGTAagtgttaatactgttgatccAACCGATAGTATTTGACATTAGAAGCCCTTCCACATCCCTTCCTTGGTCTCAACACTGTCTGTCCTTTGTGTGTCTTTACCTTTCTCGCCCGTCAGTGTCCCTGTTCCTTCAGCGGGCCGCTACGTGACCCTCCGCAGGGCAGCCCCCCCGCGCGCTGTCCGCGGTAAGGCCAGCTGCAGCTTCCTGAACTCCTCTGCTGAGTTTGTGGCGAACCAAGAGTCCGTCGCGCCCCGTCGGATCCTCCGGCCGGCCACCGCTCTTCAGAGCTGCACCTCGGACGTGTCCGAGCCAGGCTCGGTGACTCTGAGCCTCGTCGCCGACCCACACCGACCGGAGGTTTCCCCGGCGGACGCCGCCGAGCGCGTTCTCGGACCCTCTCCCAGCAAGCCCCTCTTCTGCTCCACTCCGTCGGTCTCTCGGCGCCGAAGTCCCGCTGCCGCCACGGTCGCCGCCGCTGCCCCTCCCCAGGACACCTTGAGCCATTTGAGTTTCCTCTGTACGTCCCAAGAGGACCCGCACTCGCCGGGGGACCCGTTCCACGCTCCCAATGCCAAGAGCCAAGATGAGGAGACGGGGTGTCCCTACGTGATGGACGGCATCCCCTTCCCAGCCGCCTCCTCCCACATATCCTCTGACACCGACAACGACAGCTGCTTCGTGTCTGCGCCGGCATGGCCGGAATGGCCGGAATGGATGTTGGAGGTTTTAAAGCATATCTGTCTGACCGAGCACTGCACTGTGGCGTTGGAGAGGTTGGAAAAGCTGATCCCAGGATACCTGGATGGGTCAAGTTCAGGCCATTTTCAGAAAACACCCCGGTCGACGGAGTCTGTCGACGACAGCCACTCGGTGGACCCAGCGCGGTCCGAGGGGAACGGAGCGACCCCTGACCCGACCCCGACGTTGCACGCCGGGGACGTTACTGAGCGACAGCCCGCCGTGTCCGCCCACGGCGATCGGACGGCGGGCTTTTCACAGTCAGCCTCGAGCTCCGCCGACCGTCAGTCGGCACAGTTTACCGACGGTTTCGTGTCAGTGGATAACACAACTTGTTCAGAGGACTCCGAGGACCTGTCTTGTGTCTGTATAGATCCTACCTacaatgttgatgatgatgaggacgacgaagaggaggaggtggatgtggaTCGGGACAACGACGAGGACAGTGATTGTAGTGTGGCGGGTGCAAGAGGCACTCACCCACTGGAGGACAGCCCTCCCGTCGAAGAGCGGGGCGCAGCCCTCAGGCCGAAGGAGTGCCATGTTCCCCTCCGGAGAGTGTCTTTGTCTCCGCAGCCCGCGACTACGCCGCTCCAACTTGAAGCATCCAGTCCGAGGAGTCACACTGTCGAACAAACCGAAAGCTCCTCTGCTCCTCAAACGGATCAGGCAGGACGCAAGCGTGACAGGACGAGTACCGCTAGTCGGTGCAGGGCGGTCCCATGcccgactcctcctcccccggaCCGGGGGGGCGGTGCAGCCGGGCCCCCGGAACCTGCAACCACGCCGCAGGAGGCGTGTCTCACAAAGCCCTGCGCCGTGCTGGTCAAGAGGACCCCAGACCCCGGCCCGGCCCCCCGGAGCGGCCCGGCCCCAGACGGACCTGAGCCCGACGAAGCCAAGCGGCCCGCACGCTCTCCCAGGAGAAGGAGCTCCTCGAAGGGCGTCCCGGAGGTGGCCGTCGCTCCACACGCCCGGGCAGCTGAGCCTCTCTCAAAGCCCGCCCAAAGGAAGGCGGCGTCCAAGGCTCCAAaagtgaagaggaagaggtgctTGTCCAAGGACCAGGGGTCCGGGACGGCGAGGAAGGCGTGCGTCAGCGGCCTGAGCGTCAGTCGCTGGAAGGACCAGAGCAACACCAGCAGCACCCTCCTGTTCCAGGCCCCCCGCGGGGCCCCGAAGGCCGGAGAATGCAGCTTCACGGAGCCGCTCTCCCTGCAGCATAAACCATCCACGGTCAGAATGTCGTTTGGACCCGAATGTCCCCTGTACTGTATTCTAAATGTCTAAACCGGGCTACTTCTTGTTTTCCATTTTCCAATTATAAGCAGCATGTGATGTTTCAACCTGGTTAAACAAGAAAAGAAGAACAGTTAGTATTGACATGAAGAGCAACTCTAAATGTTAGGGCTGAAGGATTCGGTGAAATAATTattgaaaaacaaaactaatTGCGATGATGAGgtcccgtttacacgaggacacttaaaaaatgacaaaatattttattcgaagtgcctttcgtttagacggtgaagGCATTTTTTTGGAGCAGgttttcacgtgtgtgtgtgtgtgtgtgtgtgtgtgcgtgtgtgtgtgtgtgtgtgtgtgtgtgcgtgtgtgtgtgtgtgtgtgtgtgtgtgtgcgtgtgtgtgcgtgtgtgtgtgtgtgtgcgtgtgcgcgctaTGCAGGTGTGGAGCCCGGGCCCCCTTCGTGGCAGCAGTGGACTGCTGTCCTCCCCAGTCCGGGCCCTCGGCCTCAACCTGTCCTCCGTGCTGGCACACTTCACGCCCAACACGCACACCTGGAGCCGACTGAAGGCGTCCCTCTCCGTGCACCGCAAGAAGAGAGGTACCGGAGGGCAGAGGGTGACCTTTAACCCCCGTTAAAGACCGGGGATAGGTCTCGTAGCTAAAACGTTCAACTTCAAATCACTTTattcagtccctccagaaaaaatGCGGCGTTATTTTGTGATTGTCGCGGCCcaaaatccttgattatgcggcacgttttattaaaaaatgcgatgaaatataaggcatatttatgcaattttattgCGATGAAATTGGGGGAGACTGCGAAAATTGCAGTCGTGTaattacgtcacttcataacgttcccatggcaacagtggGAACTGGCTGCTCTTGTGGGAAGTAAACGCAACGTTTTTCTACCTTCTGCTAAGatatatgtgacttttttgcaacgGAAATGCGGGGATTATGACATCATGCAAGCCCCACATATTTTGAGCGGAAATCGGCAATTTATGCTGTGAAAGGCACCCGCATGAATATGCGGACTTTGGCTGATTttgcgttgaattatgcgatcgcgttttctggagggactgctAATTTTCTGTTTGTCTGGTAGGGTTGGTGCATGAGTCCCAAATGTAACGCAAGCTCTCTACCCAGATAACTTTTGTCACTACAATGGTGAACCATGTGTCTTTAGagccctctctcctgtctccctgccccctctctgtccctagTCGTGGTCAATCTCGAAGACTCCTTCAGTAGGGACATCAGCACGGAGCTCTTTGCCACGTCCACTCAAACCCCATCCCGGGAATATAGCAGGGCCTCGCTGCTGCTCAGCCCCCCTCAGGTACGCACACACTGACCAACCCCTAATGTTTGTAGTTATTTATTGTACATTTGTTTACAGAATACCATTGGTGCACCTGTACCATACACCTATCCTAAAAGCATCAAAGTATTTGTGTATTCCACTAGAATAAATCTAGACATCAACCCCTGCGTCTGGCTcaaccctctccctcacctctcccccctctggctctcccctctccctgcctccctctggctctcccttcccccctctggctcccccctctccctcacctctcccccctctggctctcccctctccctccctccctctggctctcccttcccccctctggctcccccctctccctcacctctcccccctctggctctcccctctccctccctccctctggctctcccttcccccctctggctcccccctctccctcacctctcccccctctggctctcccctctccctccctccctctggctctccctcccccctctggctcccccctctccctctggctcccccctctccctcccccctctggctcccccctcacccgcccccccccccagtcggcGTCCCAGAACGGGGAGGACCTGTCGGATGCCCAGAAGGTGTACTCCGAGTGCGGCCAGCAGGGGCCGCTGTCCTGGGAGGAGAGCATCCTCCCCCACCGCCTGGCCCGATGCCTCAAGGTCGGGGAGGGCACCTTCGGAGAGGTGTTCTCCACCACCAACGCCTCGGGCCAGACGGTGGccatcaaggtgtgtgtgtgtgtgtgtgtgtctgtgtgtctgtgttagggctttgactccaaACTTcgttatcaaaaaataaattattcaaacgaatattaggcagcccttaatattcgaacctgttatgggcattCTTTTTTGTAAATGTCTTTGCTTGAACGTTGTTTTTAATTCAGATTCTGAGGCTTTTTCACGCCTGGTGAAGTTGTGAATCGCGAGCTCATTAGCATGGCTATTATTGGTATTCTGCGCTCCTGTCGGTGGCGTTGCGTCCTGGTTTGCGCCAATTTAGTATTTTATAGCAAAACAATGCCTGAGTCAACACCGACAACAGAGGAGGAGATCGAAATTTACACTCCTGCCCATTTCAAAAGCAAAGTGTGACGCTACTTTGGGTTCGAAAAAATACAGGGGAAAATAACCGGCAAGGATAAAGTAATATGTAGAATATCTAGGACCAAACTCTCATACCACGGGACAACCAGCAACTTGAGAGCCCACCTGTCACACTACGCATCGGCAAGCTGCAGTCAACGTCAATTTGACTGATAcactgccctctggtggacaaaaTATATACAACCTAAGTTTTATACCATAGGttttactgaaggcatttaatggtcaacatattattaataattatttgaatatgaatataaataaatatacaaacttcaaatatggtttttgggcaaaagtcaaagcccaaCACTCTATAGTTGGGCTTTAGAGTCCgcacacgctgtgtgtgtgtgtgtgtgtgtgtgtgtgtgtgtgtgtgtgtgtgtgtgtgtgtgtgtgtgtgtgtgtgtgtgtgtgtgtgtgtgtgtgtgtgtgtgtgtgtgtgtgaatgattgcTGGAACAGAAAATACATTGTAGGCGGTAGAAAATACGCAATACATTGGGTTTTATGTCTGAAGGCAAGATGGGCGTTTCTTTGTAAGAttataaggcccaatcccatttctaccccttacccctcccccttgttttgaaggggaaggggtaaggggtgagggtagaaatgggattgggcctaaatctaGCAATTTTTTCCCCATTTAAAGGTAAGTAGTTAAAGGTGACATTATactaccaggtgtgagtgtggttagccGATAagagccgttttgaaaatcagccTCTGGGTCAAAAAGCtggtgggtgtgtccacctagatgtgcgaccgatagatgagcaacgtttgatACAGTCcattgggtaggctggtagactgatctatccagcacacatctaggtggacgacacgtccacttgtgatgtcagaaggggcagattttcaatgcggattgtaatggctaatcacacttatACCTGGTGGTAGAAACTGTCACCTTTTTAATATCAGCATTTAaatagatttagatttagatttttaGATGCGTGTACTCTTGTTGTTGCGACACTAGCGATATTTATGCCCTGGCCTCTGAAGAGTCCCCAGCTTCTGTGTTGTCATTGACCCACGGCCGTGgttcttccccttcttcttctagaTCATTCCAGTGGAGGGCAGCAAAACTGTGAACGGAGAGCCTCAGAAGACCTTTGGGGAAATCCTCGCTGAGATCATCATATCCAAGTGAGGACCAGGGGACTGTAGCGCACACGCTAATGCTAGATTAACATGTCCTTAACGTCCACGCTAATGCTAGCCTAACATGTCCATAACGCACACGCTAATGCTAGCTTAGCACGACCATAATGCACATGCTAATGCTAGATTAGCATGACCATAACACACACGCTAATGCTATCTTAGCATGACCATAACGCACACGCTAATGCTAGCTTAACATGGCATGGCCAGTggatcatcacacacacgctgatgcTAGCCTTACATGACCATATGCTAATGCTATCTTAACATGAGCTAGCACGGGGGTTAAGCggatgaaatgtgtgtgtgtttgtgttccgtCAGGGAGCTCAGCGACCTGAGGAACAAGACGCACAACCAGACCAACGGCTTCATCGGACTCCAGGAGTGAGTTCTCCTCCAGGCCTCCCCCCGCCGTCGCCCCACCCTCACATCCTCCCACATCCTGTCCGTGGTCGGACAGATCCGAACCAACCAGGCACCGAAACACGACGAATAGCAattgaatcaatcaatcaatcaaacaaataaacttcatttgtatatatttatttttatatatgcaAATGTAATACAAAGTGCTTAatacaacccccaccccccatgacACACCCAACCTTTTCACACATCCCTCCCAACCATCTATACCCAGAGTGATTCAtttttgtgaaaaaataaataaaatcaactAAATAGATGAATAAGTTGTAATTAAAAGCCTGACCGAAAAAGGCCGCTTTTGAGCTTGACCTTCCCGATGTATGGTTCTCTCTCCCAGCCTGCACTGTGTCCAGGGCTGCTACCCTCCAGTGATGCTGCAGGCCTGGGACGCCTTCGACCAGTGCAAAGGCTCCGAGAACGACAGACCAGGTCAGAGGGCTTCCTCCTTCCACGTTACTGTAGAGAGATGTCCTAGACGTTGGTCTTTTTCCTCGACCTATCTGCTTGGTGTGTCCTTCCACCGACCCTGAGCAAGGCAGTGTGCTGTGACGCGCACGTCGGGATGTAACGCCAGCTTGTCTCGTGTGCGTTTGCGTCCCTTTCAGATTTCTTCGAGCCGCAGCAGTTATTCCTCATCCTGGAGTTTGAGTTCGGGGGCAGTGACCTGGAGAACTGCAACGGAACGGTGAGCACCAAATAACACACAGAGGGGACACACAGAGGGGACACACAGAGGGGACACACAGAGGGGACACACAGACGGGACACACAGACGGGACACACAGACGGGACACACAGAGGGGACACACAGAGGGGACACACAGAGGGGACACACAGACGGGACACACAGAGGGGACACACAGAGGGGACACACAGAGGGGACACACAGACGGGACACACAGACGGGACACACAGAGGGGACACACAGAGGGGACACACAGAGGGGACACACAGACGGGACACACAGAGGGGACACACAGAGGGGACACACAGAGGGGACACACAGAGGGGACACACAGAGGGGACACACAGACGGGACACACGGAGGGGACACACGGAGGGGACACACAGAGGGGACACACAGAGGGGACACACAGAGGGGACACACAGaggggacacagacacacactgactgactgactgactgaccagAGGATGTCATGTCGAACACAGCCAGGCATGACTCCACGCTCGTGGATTTATTGATGTGCTAACCTCTGGCGTTTTCCGGGCGTCCCAGCTGTCCTCCCTGTCTGTGGCCAAGAGTATCCTACACCAGGTGACCGCTGCGCTGGCTGTGGCCGAACAGGAGCTGTGCTTTGAACACAGGTagatcactctctctcacccactggTGTCTGTTTTTCTTATTGATAAtagaatacattttattttaaaagcgCCTTTCAAGGTACCCAAGGATACTGTACAAATAAAGTGCATGTACTCAATAAAGGTGCATGCATAGTCAATAGCAGTCACTCACATGATCAGATAACACTGTAAATATGCTATATGCTGGCAGGGGCAAAAAATAAGTGAACAGGATGGAAAAAAAACAGGGGGAAACAAAAAGAGGTTGTGCAAGTGGGATCAGGAGATGGGAAGGAGAGCTGAACTgaaaagatgtgtttttaaCTGAGTTTGAAAAGCGGCCATTGTTGTGCTTTGGCGCGTCGCAAGTGGCGGGGCATTCTTGGTGTGCAGCGAACGGGGCTTCTGTTTGCGACGGGAAGGTTCTGTCT
Coding sequences:
- the haspin gene encoding flocculation protein FLO11, whose amino-acid sequence is MDRGRPLFMKTYSKHLRQIPAWISPDSHKLAFDSSLSTGADSSVLEPPIAPEISMESATFASRKGRRPAKRKVPVCQKEKENTSPAVDPPVKQRKKYSRWTTAKPSLDSSESEVDFTSRPKRSKVTAQRKKKLINVPVPSAGRYVTLRRAAPPRAVRGKASCSFLNSSAEFVANQESVAPRRILRPATALQSCTSDVSEPGSVTLSLVADPHRPEVSPADAAERVLGPSPSKPLFCSTPSVSRRRSPAAATVAAAAPPQDTLSHLSFLCTSQEDPHSPGDPFHAPNAKSQDEETGCPYVMDGIPFPAASSHISSDTDNDSCFVSAPAWPEWPEWMLEVLKHICLTEHCTVALERLEKLIPGYLDGSSSGHFQKTPRSTESVDDSHSVDPARSEGNGATPDPTPTLHAGDVTERQPAVSAHGDRTAGFSQSASSSADRQSAQFTDGFVSVDNTTCSEDSEDLSCVCIDPTYNVDDDEDDEEEEVDVDRDNDEDSDCSVAGARGTHPLEDSPPVEERGAALRPKECHVPLRRVSLSPQPATTPLQLEASSPRSHTVEQTESSSAPQTDQAGRKRDRTSTASRCRAVPCPTPPPPDRGGGAAGPPEPATTPQEACLTKPCAVLVKRTPDPGPAPRSGPAPDGPEPDEAKRPARSPRRRSSSKGVPEVAVAPHARAAEPLSKPAQRKAASKAPKVKRKRCLSKDQGSGTARKACVSGLSVSRWKDQSNTSSTLLFQAPRGAPKAGECSFTEPLSLQHKPSTVWSPGPLRGSSGLLSSPVRALGLNLSSVLAHFTPNTHTWSRLKASLSVHRKKRVVVNLEDSFSRDISTELFATSTQTPSREYSRASLLLSPPQSASQNGEDLSDAQKVYSECGQQGPLSWEESILPHRLARCLKVGEGTFGEVFSTTNASGQTVAIKIIPVEGSKTVNGEPQKTFGEILAEIIISKELSDLRNKTHNQTNGFIGLQDLHCVQGCYPPVMLQAWDAFDQCKGSENDRPDFFEPQQLFLILEFEFGGSDLENCNGTLSSLSVAKSILHQVTAALAVAEQELCFEHRDLHWGNVLVETTKAKKGAATFLLDGTNHSLDTKGVLVHIIDFSLSRLEIDGLTVSCDISNEEELFTGQGDYQFDIYRLMRQANGNNWNAYRPHSNVMWLHYLSGKLQSMKYRGNGGRGNIQMRKMLTHFHDNVLQYTSATDALRSCPLFH